The following coding sequences lie in one Notolabrus celidotus isolate fNotCel1 chromosome 20, fNotCel1.pri, whole genome shotgun sequence genomic window:
- the wu:fb95e10 gene encoding nucleolar protein dao-5: MKPDGVTTAALEPMETLESNPMNEAGPAAGQEPNQAASPAGEEATQQPPEEASQEEPQPDKAKDTPAAKTGNKTPGDPKTKTASKTTPKTKPGTNTPSKPTPGSRTSTPQSRLSNGVSKPQTNGVAKKTQPVPLKKAAPAPAPLKKPTGTAAASALKSKVGEKKAAGTGPATNGAKLLTGTTAAKKTPTTTANGVKTSSTPAAAKKPSAPKPASAAPARTSSTASTKPPAPKTTRPATGASASSRPATGSSRPPTTSTTKSSSSAAAKPTTPKTSSTTTAKPAASKTTSTTPSGGRPPATPTSRTTTPVKKDVTKSVTAASKKPADSPLARSSPATKSGKPETPKSASKSDATAKKPAPGKAADTKTPNRSKTQDSKPTPSKAPSSKSAATKSSPKKTIGSSTPTPVKRGPKAAAAEPEKEIAAAVAATAAIAAAASAIAGAEEPEPAEGAVNPPELISGPTEEGQDKAADFTAPQFEPEVTPSPIFEPTSPVRETSPLEALTQPLADLDLDAEPEFGGSDVQLPAQLGFKFEESANSSVPSLGTTVMSPPCSPPGPVSPVREPQNASSLLDMHVQSDPWDRNPSFNESHFAPQNLANVMDFQTEEEKGNKGQFEETREEEDDEEEEEEEKESLLMPTHTAPPAGAFSMMTQPQSLGASLMEDFTSRDLMSPHEKEEAVEKADEEINEDDDEEEDDEDEEQRRLGHLPSSMITDMSTSQPSEEIPVPSAFGGSAGWHGDDLLSGMDSEDVSSCTSSRQHEISDLSSTQHAAILEGTQSSDALVDSSLRGSEGDGNLMGSPNVETLANEEEEDEDEEDERVDDMDLSSERVEEQHKALQQQGHEEEEDEDVEMHSEGVTESCGNVDEDDFNEEERLDNLNRSAPQPCVPPTTSWGQTNPFSDTWAQPASLLTVSSPSPLSDHGAAESETPTLSPAQAGLDSGAPSFAPQTHEDRKSSEPEDAQPGTLTGAAPATHSNSETSTPEDLRDYDSSSGVESRSDKQQTPVPAAVQPDMEQDLGIHLEKGDGEEEEAETLPADEVLGTGPPTAPASAPSSPSTSGDEASDTEGEMQINDPDAPATMEGSAGFDSPPPARSLPALDEDEESADTAVAEGEEDGGGATPQSANSVASYGFDCTTSNSNAHSMAESCGKSPGIFSLENEEQLPEEAKDPSLIKELTLPSAAAAAHAEDLLGRPVDLMPLGHPGENHPSLDEHHYMFGGKMAADHLEEVDPLEPGHHLGAVESGDPGDSQPPYYSTICDKTDSFLAGNV, encoded by the exons ATGAAGCCGGATGGGGTTACCACGGCAGCGCTGGAACCAATGGAAACATTGGAATCCAATCCAATGAATGAGGCTGGACCTGCTGCGGGACAGGAGCCCAACCAGGCCGCCAGTCCAGCAGGAGAGGAGGCGACACAGCAGCCTCCAGAAGAGGCGAGCCAGGAGGAACCTCAACCTGACAAGGCCAAGGACACTCCAGCTGCCAAGACCGGCAACAAGACCCCAGGAGACCCAAAAACCAAGACCGCCAGCAAGACCACACCCAAGACAAAACCTGGCACCAACACTCCATCCAAGCCCACCCCCGGCTCGCGGACCAGCACGCCACAGAGCCGTCTGTCAAACGGCGTGTCCAAACCCCAGACCAACGGAGTGGCTAAGAAGACCCAACCTGTCCCGCTCAAAAAGGCCGCCCCGGCTCCAGCCCCGCTGAAAAAACCAACGGGCACAGCCGCAGCCTCGGCGCTCAAGAGCAAAGTGGGTGAGAAGAAAGCCGCGGGAACCGGCCCCGCCACCAACGGAGCGAAGCTGCTGACCGGAACAACCGCGGCAAAGAAGACGCCGACCACGACCGCCAACGGCGTGAAAACCAGCAGCACCCCGGCCGCTGCCAAGAAGCCCTCAG CTCCAAAGCCGGCCTCTGCAGCTCCCGCGAGGACCAGCTCCACGGCCTCCACCAAGCCCCCTGCTCCCAAGACCACCAG GCCTGCAACCGGCGCGTCGGCTTCATCTCGTCCCGCCACAGGCTCATCCCGGCCACCCACAACCAGCACAACCAAGAGCTCCTCCTCAGCTGCAGCCAAACCTACCACCCCCaaaacctcctccaccaccacggCCAAGCCTGCAGCCTCCAAAACAACCTCCACTACCCCCTCTGGTGGCAGACCTCCAGCAACACCCACATCCAGAACCACAACCCCCGTGAAAAAAG ATGTCACCAAATCAGTCACTGCAGCATCCAAGAAGCCCGCGGACTCCCCCCTCGCTCGCTCCTCTCCTGCAACAAAGTCCGGAAAACCCGAGACCCCCAAATCAGCCTCAAAATCAGACGCCACTGCCAAAAAGCCAGCTCCTGGAAAGGCTGCCGACACGAAGACACCAAACCGCTCCAAAACACAAGACAGCAAGCCCACGCCTTCCAAGGCCCCCAGCTCCAAATCAGCTGCAACCAAGTCCAGTCCCAAGAAAACCATCGGCAGCAGCACTCCGACTCCCGTGAAGCGCGGTCCCaaagctgcagctgcagagcCGGAGAAGGAAATCGCCGCTGCTGTAGCTGCGACTGCGGCTATTGCTGCTGCAGCGTCTGCCATCGCTGGAGCAGAGGAACCAGAACCTGCAGAGGGAGCTGTGAATCCACCAGAGCTGATCTCCGGCCCCACTGAAGAGGGACAAGACAAAGCTGCAGACTTCACTGCACCACAGTTTGAACCAGAAGTGACACCATCACCGATCTTTGAACCAACATCCCCGGTAAGAGAGACATCCCCCCTCGAAGCCCTGACTCAGCCGTTAGCAGACCTGGATCTAGATGCTGAACCAGAATTTGGAGGCTCCGACGTCCAGCTGCCAGCCCAGCTGGGCTTCAAATTCGAGGAGTCTGCCAACAGCTCGGTTCCTTCTCTGGGAACGACTGTCATGTCTCCTCCCTGTTCTCCACCGGGCCCCGTGTCTCCCGTCAGAGAGCCCCAGAAcgcctcctctctgctggaCATGCATGTTCAGTCTGACCCCTGGGACAGGAACCCGTCCTTCAATGAATCCCACTTCGCCCCCCAGAACTTGGCCAACGTGATGGACTTCCagacagaagaggaaaaaggGAACAAAGGACAGTTTGAGGaaacaagagaggaagaggacgatgaagaggaagaggaagaagagaaggagagccTGTTGATGCCGACTCACACGGCTCCTCCTGCAGGGGCCTTCAGCATGATGACACAACCACAGTCTCTGGGCGCCTCCCTCATGGAGGACTTCACCTCCCGGGACCTGATGTCCCCTCACGAGAAAGAGGAGGCCGTGGAGAAGGCTGATGAGGAGAtaaatgaggatgatgatgaagaggaggacgatGAGGATGAGGAACAGAGGAGACTGGGTCATCTGCCGTCATCCATGATCACCGACATGAGCACGTCTCAGCCGTCTGAGGAGATCCCGGTCCCGTCAGCGTTCGGTGGTTCTGCTGGTTGGCACGGTGACGACCTGCTGTCAGGGATGGACTCTGAGGACGTGAGCAGCTGCACCAGCAGCCGGCAGCACGAGATCTCCGACCTCAGCAGCACCCAGCACGCCGCCATACTGGAAGGCACCCAGAGCTCAGACGCCCTGGTGGACTCGAGCCTCCGGGGCTCCGAGGGAGACGGGAACCTCATGGGTTCCCCCAACGTAGAGACCCTCGctaatgaggaagaggaggacgaggatgaagaggatgagcGGGTGGATGATATGGACCTGAGTTCAGAGAGAGTAGAGGAGCAACACAAAGCCCTCCAGCAGCAGGGacacgaagaggaggaggatgaagatgtaGAGATGCACAGTGAAGGAGTGACGGAGAGCTGTGGGAATGTAGACGAAGACGACTTTAACGAAGAGGAGCGACTAGACAACCTGAACCGCTCCGCCCCCCAGCCGTGTGTCCCCCCCACCACCTCCTGGGGCCAGACCAACCCCTTCTCTGACACCTGGGCTCAGCCGGCCTCTCTGCTGACCGTGTCCTCGCCCAGCCCCCTCTCTGACCACGGAGCAGCCGAGTCTGAGACGCCCACCCTGTCTCCTGCTCAGGCCGGTCTGGACAGCGGCGCTCCTTCCTTTGCTCCTCAGACCCACGAGGACAGGAAGAGCTCCGAGCCCGAGGACGCTCAGCCCGGCACTCTCACCGGCGCAGCTCCCGCCACCCACAGCAACAGCGAGACCAGTACGCCAGAGGATCTCCGGGACTACGACAGCAGCTCTGGAGTGGAGTCCCGCTCCGACAAACAGCAGACCCCGGTGCCCGCTGCGGTCCAGCCTGACATGGAGCAGGACCTGGGAATCCACCTGGAAAAGGGTGacggagaagaggaagaagctgAGACGCTCCCTGCTGACGAGGTCCTAGGAACAGGACCTCCAACCGCTCCCGCCTCCGCCCCGtcctccccctccacctccgGAGACGAGGCCAGTGACACAGAGGGCGAAATGCAGATCAATGACCCCGACGCTCCTGCAACCATGGAGGGGAGCGCCGGATTTGACAGCCCGCCTCCCGCCCGCAGTCTACCTGCTCTTGATGAGGACGAGGAGTCGGCAGACACGGCGGTCGCAGAGGGCGAGGAGGACGGAGGCGGAGCCACCCCTCAGTCCGCAAACTCGGTGGCGTCTTACGGCTTCGACTGCACCACATCCAACTCCAACGCTCACTCCATGGCCGAGAGCTGCGGGAAGAGCCCGGGCATCTTCTCCCTGGAGAACGAGGAGCAGCTGCCGGAGGAGGCCAAAGACCCCTCCCTCATCAAGGAGCTGACCCTGCCGTCGGCTGCAGCCGCCGCCCACGCCGAGGACCTGCTGGGCAGACCCGTGGACCTGATGCCTTTGGGCCACCCAGGAGAGAACCACCCCAGCCTGGACGAGCACCACTACATGTTCGGGGGGAAGATGGCAGCGGACCACTTGGAGGAGGTCGACCCGTTGGAGCCCGGTCACCACCTCGGAGCCGTGGAATCTGGAGACCCCGGCGACAGCCAGCCTCCGTACTACTCTACCATATGTGATAAGACTGATAGTTTTCTGGCAGGTAATGTATAA